Genomic segment of Candidatus Chlorohelix allophototropha:
CCTAACTGAGCCTCAAGATTATAAGTAACGTACAAAGGGTCAATGTCAACCACTGAGGTTGTGATAATCAACTGCCCACCCTTTGGCATTGCATCGCGGGCGTTAACAGCTAGGTTAAGCAAAACCTGCTGAAGCATTCCTTCATCGCCTCTAACCGACTGCAAATTTGGATAATAATTAACTCTTAAGGTAATATCCTCGCCGATTACGCGCCTTAACATCTTACTCATTTGTTCTATTACATCATTTATATCAAGCAAAGAGGATTTCATTACCTGACGACGGCTGAAAGCAAGCAATTGCTGAGTAAGGTTAGCTGCGCGATTTGAAGCCAACGATACTTGATTTAAATATTCGATACCATCCGAATTTAAAGATTGAGTATTTACGGTAAGGTCGGTATAACCCTGGATTGCCGTCAATATGTTATTAAAATCATGTGCCACACCGCCAGCTAATTGTCCAACCGATTCCATCTTCTGCGCTTGTCGCAATTGATTTTCTAGATTTAATCTTTCGGTTATATCAAAAGCATAGGCATGTACCAGTTGTTTTTCCACTATTGGGAAAAATGACCAAGTAAATGTTTTCCCATCTATCACATATTCTGGGGCGGTTATAGACTCATCGGTCTTCAAACAATTGAATACAATATTCTGCCATTTGGAAGGTAGTATTTCAGAGGGATGGTTCTTGTGTAATTCTCCGGTCAATCTTTCAGCCGCTTCGTTAAAATAGGATAATTCAGCATTTGAGGTAAATTCAATTACTGGGTTAGGGTTATAGCGTGGAAAAGCAGCAAGGCGACTTGCCAATTCTTCGGCAAGCTTACGCTCGCTCAAATCAAGTGAAATACTTAATGCGCCTAAGAAAACATTTGAGTCCTTAACAGTGGAAATAATTGTAAAAGTCGGAATTATGACCCCGTCTTTTCTTCGCCTTGCCAGTTCACCTTCCCAACTTCCGCTATTCTCAACTTTCAGGCGAATTTCATCCTTAAGTTGTTGGCTAATATTATCACCGGGATATAGTAGCGCAAATAAATCGTTAGCTTGCAATGAGTTACCGGACAATTCATAAAATTCTTCGGCAAACTTATTCCAGTAAATAATCTTATATTGATTGTCGGTGGCTAACACCGCATTACGAACATTGTCAAGCAATGAGGCTTGAAATCTTATTTTTTCCTCGGCAGCTTTCCTCTGAGTAATATCTGTCATTACTGCCAGATAGGCGGGGCTTCCTTCCCATGAGGTTTCAATAATATTCAATTCGGCAATAGTTCGCGCACCATCTCTTTTCAGAATATCAATTTCAGTAGTATCGCCTGAGAATACAGGGAAACCGAAAGGAAGACTGACAATATCCGATAGAGGGCGACCAAAAAGCTTTTCGGCTTGAGGGTTTGCAAACCTAACAAAACCTTCATGGTCTATTACCAAAACCGCGCTCAACAGCTTGTTTATAATATTCCTAAAGCGGTTCTCACTGGCAAGCAATTCGCTATCATGTTGATCAAACTCAACGTTGAGATCATTCATTTTTTTGTTCAAGTAGTTGTGCATGCTAATGGTATAATAATTTTATACTTCATCCTGAAACAAACTGCCAAGCCGCTCAACTTCACCAGCACTTACATGTATGGGATTACCGGCAATAATGCCTGTAATATTGCGGAAAGGTTTGCCAATATGCATACCTGAACCATCAATTGAGAACTCTCGAATATCTTTATCATGTGCGGAACCGCGCATTTTCAATACAGTTAAACCTCGGCGCATTTCACCAAACATTTCAACATAACGAAGCAGGATAATAGAATCTGTTATGGTTGAAATATGAGCTTCTGTTACAGAAGAACCGCCGAGCAAGGTAGGCGTTGTAGCAGTAAATAAACCAGCAATTTCTTGATGCTTAATAAAGGCAGTCAACCCTATTACGAATTCTCGGAATCCACGCATTGTTGAGACTCTCTCAAGCGCGGATAAGCTATCAATAGCTACTCGATTTGGGTGGAACTCTTCAATAATCATCTTCATTTTAATGAGATGATCTTCCAGTCCGGCAGTCTCAGGGTATTCACAAACTACTTTTAGTAGCCCGTCCTTTTCAAGTTGCTCATAATCCATGCCCCAGCCGGTTGCGTTTCTGAACAACTGCTCGCGACTCTCTTCAAAGGCAAAGAGCAAACAGCGTTCCTGATTTACTGCGCCACCATGAATGAATTGGGTGCTGACTAAGGTTTTACCCGTTCCGGTTGCGCCAGAGACGAGTAATATCGAATCTCTAAAGAATCCGCCACCACACATGTGATCCAATTCAGAAATACCGGAACTAATACGTACATTGGAAGAACGCTGCTTTAATTCCATTGCCGATAAAGGAACAATCATAATCCCTTCACCGGGAATAATTGTAAATGGATATTCGCCCTTTTGGTGGGTAGTACCTCTGAATTTTAAAATCTCAATGGTACGTCGTCGTTTTTCTTCTTCCAGCACATTACGCAAGATAATTACATTATCTGCTACAAACTCTTCGACTCCATAACGTGCAATCTCACCGTATTCATGAATTCGTTCAGCCGTTAATATAGCGGTTACACCCATCTTTTTCATAGCCGTAGCTATTCTGAACAGTTCATTTCTAATCAGGCTGTTGTCATTAAATTGGGTAAAAATTGCGCCCAGTGAGTCCATCGAGATTCGTTTAGCTTGGATACGATTTACGGCACTTTCGATGCGGGCTAACAAAGCACCCAGATCATAATTACCTGCAATAGTGGTTTCCGAACCGGGTTCAGGAGAGGCATCTACGAAAGCCCATTTTCCTTCTTTCTCCCAACTTGTGATGTTCCAACCTATTGCTTCCATATTCTGCCGAATATCAAAAGGGGATTCTTCAAAAGTTACAAAGACTCCACTTTCCTCATATTTATCAATACCTTCCGCCAGAAATTGGGCAGCAAAAATTGTTTTAGCGCTACCGGCTGTACCGGTTACAAGAGTTGTCCGATCCTTTGGTATTCCACCATTGGCGATAAAATCAAATCCCTCGATGCCGGTTTTAAGCTTCTGAATTAAGGGAAGAATTCCATTAGAAGACATTATCTATTCCTTTACCCTTTCCTCTACCGATATGTGGAGATCAAGACCAGTTATAACTTTATTCTTGTCTGTTAAATCTCCTATTACTCGTCGTGCTGGAGGAGGTATTTGCTTAACCAGCGTAGGGGTTGCTATGATCTTGTCTTCTTCAGCCAAATTAGGCCTTTCCAAAACATCAACAATTGTTATCTCATATTGACCTGGAATAATTTCATCACAAATTTGGTAAAGATTTGAGATAGCACGTTCGGATTTAGAAGTGTGACCAGTTATGTAAAGTTTAAGCAAATACTTGCTCATTATTTAAACTCCAGGCTCGCGTCCATTTACGAAGGATTTATTTCTGGTTTCATACACATAATAATTACGATAATAAGATACCAGATGCCCCATTAGTTCCAATAAGAGGTAACGACCTTCTTCGGCATATATTTTTGCTTGTTCGGGTGGGCGGCTAACGGTTGCTATTTTTAAAGCTTTTTGATGCAGCAGCACAATATCACGGGGACCGGCTTTCAAAAAACCCAATCCGTCTGCAATGCTACGCAAACGTTCAGAGATATTATGATTGACCTTGAAAATTTGCGATTCAACCGCTTCATGGAGTAGTTTCGCATAATCTTGTATCAGCTCAGAAAATGTATCAGTTGCAATTTCTGCAAGAGAGGCTACCCCAAAAGCCTGTGCCGTAATTCCAGTACCCGGTGGCGTTGAAAGCCTTTCAAATTCTTTATATTCTCTGCTTGCTGCTGTATTTGTGCCATTTCCTTGCACAAATACGCTGAACACCCGTCTAATGATAATATCATTATTAATCTGTCCTCGAACGAGATAATCTTTAGCGCCAATATCTAAAACTGATTCCACGAGAGTTTCTTCATAGTTATCAAGAATAACTATTACAGGTAGGTTGATGTTAATCTCGTGTAATTTCCTGATACTAGATTTAAGTACATCTAAAGTTTGTGAAGGGTAACTTAAGATTACTAAATCAGAATTCTCATTACTCAAGAGTTTTGTTGCAGTAGTCAGATCGGCAGTTGTGATCAATTCAAAGCGAATATTTTTGGATATATTGATACTAGATAGTGACTGAGTTAATTCGTCACTAGCTTGACCAATAACCAGAATACTTACTCTCTCTACACCCATAGTTGTAATTGCCTTACCAACACTCTTTTGTAGCAATGAAAACCCAC
This window contains:
- a CDS encoding hybrid sensor histidine kinase/response regulator encodes the protein MNDLNVEFDQHDSELLASENRFRNIINKLLSAVLVIDHEGFVRFANPQAEKLFGRPLSDIVSLPFGFPVFSGDTTEIDILKRDGARTIAELNIIETSWEGSPAYLAVMTDITQRKAAEEKIRFQASLLDNVRNAVLATDNQYKIIYWNKFAEEFYELSGNSLQANDLFALLYPGDNISQQLKDEIRLKVENSGSWEGELARRRKDGVIIPTFTIISTVKDSNVFLGALSISLDLSERKLAEELASRLAAFPRYNPNPVIEFTSNAELSYFNEAAERLTGELHKNHPSEILPSKWQNIVFNCLKTDESITAPEYVIDGKTFTWSFFPIVEKQLVHAYAFDITERLNLENQLRQAQKMESVGQLAGGVAHDFNNILTAIQGYTDLTVNTQSLNSDGIEYLNQVSLASNRAANLTQQLLAFSRRQVMKSSLLDINDVIEQMSKMLRRVIGEDITLRVNYYPNLQSVRGDEGMLQQVLLNLAVNARDAMPKGGQLIITTSVVDIDPLYVTYNLEAQLGKHVCLSVSDTGSGISAEVLPHIFEPFYTTKALGKGTGLGLSTVYGIIKQHKGWITVYSTLEQGTTFNIYVPIDSELLTNEQQKEYNSLVKGGSETILLVEDEVIVLSMVKSILIKLGYKILEAQNATSAMKLWEEHKKEIDLILTDIIMPGGISGIDLVEKIREKDNDVNVIFTSGYSIEMVNNTTNFDNKTQFLPKPYTFKSLAKILRVALDN
- the kaiC gene encoding circadian clock protein KaiC codes for the protein MSSNGILPLIQKLKTGIEGFDFIANGGIPKDRTTLVTGTAGSAKTIFAAQFLAEGIDKYEESGVFVTFEESPFDIRQNMEAIGWNITSWEKEGKWAFVDASPEPGSETTIAGNYDLGALLARIESAVNRIQAKRISMDSLGAIFTQFNDNSLIRNELFRIATAMKKMGVTAILTAERIHEYGEIARYGVEEFVADNVIILRNVLEEEKRRRTIEILKFRGTTHQKGEYPFTIIPGEGIMIVPLSAMELKQRSSNVRISSGISELDHMCGGGFFRDSILLVSGATGTGKTLVSTQFIHGGAVNQERCLLFAFEESREQLFRNATGWGMDYEQLEKDGLLKVVCEYPETAGLEDHLIKMKMIIEEFHPNRVAIDSLSALERVSTMRGFREFVIGLTAFIKHQEIAGLFTATTPTLLGGSSVTEAHISTITDSIILLRYVEMFGEMRRGLTVLKMRGSAHDKDIREFSIDGSGMHIGKPFRNITGIIAGNPIHVSAGEVERLGSLFQDEV
- a CDS encoding circadian clock KaiB family protein, with product MSKYLLKLYITGHTSKSERAISNLYQICDEIIPGQYEITIVDVLERPNLAEEDKIIATPTLVKQIPPPARRVIGDLTDKNKVITGLDLHISVEERVKE